The Theobroma cacao cultivar B97-61/B2 chromosome 2, Criollo_cocoa_genome_V2, whole genome shotgun sequence genome includes the window TAAGAAAGTAACTATGTATGACAACATCGACAGGTCAAGGCTTGCTCTTCTGGGTGTAGATGTAATCAATGTGAGCTGCAAGTGTTCTCCTCATCAAGCACTCTTCTTCCTCAATTCCCTCGCAGCTGTCCTCCACCTGAACCTTCTCTGCTTCAACATCCTGAAAAGTTCACAAACAAATCAtcagaaaaagaattaaactTATAGAAGACCCACCCTCTTAACGGATACTCGTTCCAACCATCAGCTTGTTAATGATCAATATAAACAGAGTTAGGAGAGGAAATTCTGTTTCAAAACAGAGGAAGTTCCATACGTACCAGATGTTGAGTTTTGATTGGAGTAGCATGATCTGAATAAGCAGCAGGTTCGGGGCGGGCGGCAGCGGCACAAGATAATGTGAAGAGGAGGAGGAACACGATCATGCAAAAGGCGCTGACCTTGGAAGACATTTTTTTGGCTTTCTAGAGAGTTGGCGAGGATGGCCAGAAACATGGATAGCAAACGACTGTGCAGGGGTCAATTTATACACATTGTCAAGATGTAAGGgcaaacaataaaataaagattgaAGGGCAAATGGGTAATTATGGTAGAAGATTCTCACCTGTActtgataaataaattaatccAGAAAAATGTAGGACcttctcttttttca containing:
- the LOC18608115 gene encoding phytosulfokines; this encodes MSSKVSAFCMIVFLLLFTLSCAAAARPEPAAYSDHATPIKTQHLDVEAEKVQVEDSCEGIEEEECLMRRTLAAHIDYIYTQKSKP